GGTGCAGCCGTTCACGCCGTCCTCCACGATCTCCGGTACGGCGCCGAGGCGCATCGCGGCGACCGGTGTCCCGCAAAGCATCGCTTCCACGAGCACAAGGCCGAATGCTTCCGGATACTGGATGGGATAAAGCAGCGCCTTTGCGCCGCCGAGGAGTTGGTCGCGCGCCCTGCCCGAAACCGGGCCGGCATATTCCACCGACTTCCCGTCGATCAGGGGCTTCACCTGCTCGCGGAAGTATTTGTTATCCGGTCCGGCCATGATCAGGCGCAATCCCAGTTCGCGCGCCGCTTCGACGGCCTGGACCGGCCCTTTGCCCGAAGTAAATCGTCCAAGGTAACAAACGTAATCATCGGGATCCTCGCGCAAGGTGAACCCGGAGACGTCCACGCCATGCGGAATGACCGCAGCAGGCCGCAGTTTCGGGTGCGTGCTCCACTGATGTTTCGATACTGCCGTGACGCAGGATTTCGGGGACACCTGCCAAAGCCGCGCGGCGCTGTCGTCCGGAACGATATGCGTCGTATGCGCCATGGGTGCGTGCGCGAACGGCTCCAGCGGAATGCTCCAGAGATACGCATGGCTGTGCATGACGTCGAAACGATCCGACTCTTCCACCGCGCGGCACAAATTCACCCACTCACACAAATGCCAGTCGTCGATGGAACCATGAGTGCCGTACGGGCCCGGCAGCGTCGCGACGAGTTCGCCGTCCACCTCGGAATTGGCCGCGCCGAACACGGTGACGTTGTGCCCCAGGCGCGCCAGTTCGCGCGTCAGCAACCAGATCAGCGATTCAACGCTGCCGCCGGTTTCGCGCCGTACGGGCGCGGACAACGTGGAAATCTGGGCGATTCTCATGTCAGTCCATCGCGGCATTCAGCAACGCCGGCAGCACGCGGTCCGTCGAAAAAACGTTTTCCGCCAGATGACGCGCGGCCCGGCGATGTCGTTCGTAGTCGATGTCGATCCGGTTGATGGCGGCGACCGCTTCGTTCAAATCGCCAAAAGTCAAGACGCCTTCCCCGATGGGCAGCCAGTCGCTCAAGCCCGTGTCCTCGACCAACACCGGTCGGCCGGAAGCGAGGTAGCACACGCTGCGGTCGCTGAACCAGCCGCCGCGCATTTTCACATAGCCGTGTTTCGGCACACTGAATTCGCCGCGGGATCGTTGAATGAACTCGCGGTAACTTGCCGGTGTCTTTGAAATTATTTCGCCCGGGCTTGTTTCCCAGCCGCGGTTCTCCAGGAGTTTTGGCTCGATGCCCATTTGCGCAATGCGGAATTTCT
This window of the Candidatus Angelobacter sp. genome carries:
- a CDS encoding glycosyltransferase family 4 protein translates to MRIAQISTLSAPVRRETGGSVESLIWLLTRELARLGHNVTVFGAANSEVDGELVATLPGPYGTHGSIDDWHLCEWVNLCRAVEESDRFDVMHSHAYLWSIPLEPFAHAPMAHTTHIVPDDSAARLWQVSPKSCVTAVSKHQWSTHPKLRPAAVIPHGVDVSGFTLREDPDDYVCYLGRFTSGKGPVQAVEAARELGLRLIMAGPDNKYFREQVKPLIDGKSVEYAGPVSGRARDQLLGGAKALLYPIQYPEAFGLVLVEAMLCGTPVAAMRLGAVPEIVEDGVNGCTATTGEEFLKAVQHCFGLNRKHIRQSAERRFSAERMARDYAGLYEQLAGSKRADDARAPVG
- a CDS encoding glycosyltransferase family 1 protein, which codes for ISQCDRRFTLGQRIGAPDCPVPTGGGPWLKTLPPVFLPEWPVAQNGATHFTSIMRWQGFRDAHHNGVSYGQRDREFPNFLDVPKLTQQKFRIAQMGIEPKLLENRGWETSPGEIISKTPASYREFIQRSRGEFSVPKHGYVKMRGGWFSDRSVCYLASGRPVLVEDTGLSDWLPIGEGVLTFGDLNEAVAAINRIDIDYERHRRAARHLAENVFSTDRVLPALLNAAMD